The nucleotide sequence TTGACAGGCTTATGAGAATGGAGTAAACACAGTACATCCATAGTTCACCAAGGCATCTGACAAAAGTTTCTCATGACATTCTTTTGAACCAGATGGAGAGCTGTGGGGCTGGATGACAGTTCCTGATTTAAAGGATGTTACAATTTAGCTGGGAAAACAAGACAGACCTACACTTAAAGTTAAATAGCGATACAAGACCACAATACGAAAGATGTCACAAGACAGCATAGGGGAGATATTGGTATAGACAATAAATGCTATAGAAGCTACAAGGAAGAAAATCTTATTACAAGTATGATGTAGAGAGTTAGAAAATGTAACCCGTGCTAGATCTTGAGGGATGAATAAGATGTGGATATTGAAAAGAAAGGCTAATGACATTGTAGGTGGGAGGAAGAGCATTAAAAAGTGATAGAAATGGCACTAAATATTGTGTGTTTAAGTGTGACAGTGCTAATATGGGTGGAAGAGAAGGTTAAAAATAGGCCAAAGCCACCTTGAAAATCAGCTATAAAAATCTTCAATAAAAGGTCATTTAATTTTTTgcactattattttcttttatcgaCATTCTATTGAGTCAATAAATATACATGGAAACACAATTTACTTATGAACTAGCCTTTTGCCAAAATGGGTAAATCAAACCTCAGAAAACACATAACTCCACTAATATAAGATCATTCTTTAACCTTAATTCACTTGACTCAACACACATTATTTTCctttcagaataaaatatatcATGAAATGTAAATACCTCTGAAATGTAGAGATCTGCTTGTTTCAGGAGTTCTCCAATAATCAGAACATTTGAAGTAGTACCATCACCAGTGATGTCATCTTGGGCTGTTGCTACTTTTGCTATCAAAGAAGCTGTTGGGTGCTGAATTTGCTACAAAGGAGACAATggatttctttaaaatgaaataagtgatgagtaaaaggaaaagcaaagcaaTGAGCAGGCTAATTAAAGCATCAATACTATATTCAGCCAACAAACAAAAGGATGAAATTAAGCTTCATTTCACAAATTTACAAACTCTTCCCATCTATTAGGTGGGCAGAACTAATATGAAGCAAGCCAAACAAAGAAGTTAATTGGCTAGTACACCCATCTCAAAGTTCAAGACTGCAGAACAATGTACAATAAAACAATTGCTTTGGCACATATTATGTTGACATGACACTTCGCAGATAAGATTAAATTCTTCCATCTCAAAGATGAATACATTTACTAAAATTGCAAAGGGTGACTGATTGTTCCCTGATCACATAGAATAAGATATAGTGTGTTTTTAAAACGACTTTAACTTAAAGGTATTCCTCAGCCATTTTTCAGgatacatataaaattttaaaagctgcTGACAAGTGGAATTTAACCTAATTTATCTTAACACTACAGTATTAAACTGCCTatcttggatttaaaaaaatctagatttGCACTCCTCTTTTTCTTAATTAATGTCTGCTTATAAATATTATGGGAAAAGCAAGCATGGATAGCTCACCATTTCATGGAGCAGAACATTGCCATCTTTGGTAAGTTTAATGTCTCCTGCACCAGAAACAAGCCTGTTCATAGAACAATATGTTATTAATAAATGCATATGGTCAAACTCCTCCATCATTTGCTACCCACCAACCCAACCTAAATTCAAAGAGCTGGATCTCCTATAGTTCTCAGGGACAGAGAGGGAAACCTCCAAATGTTTCACATCGTCCTATTATTCTGGCCACAACCACTGCAGTCCAGAAAATAATTTTCCTCTTAGGTGAGCTGCTAGAGCCATCTCATTCAAAAGTAGGGATCCTACAGGTTTATAGAGAAGGATAATTAAAGGACTACagtgaataaataaaacagattCATCTAGGAACCTACCAAGCCCTCCTTTATCTCACCACTCttaatatttctttccttcttcagcgTCCCTCTCTTTCTGCCTGCGCCCTTGACTTTCAAAAagtttgttgttgtgtttgtccttcattttcaaagaggaccatgaaatcagggaaatgatgacatgacttacagttgactttgatttgagtgagggagggctatgaaaggtcaccagcctcactttctcctccagagccatctgggtccagtggcctgatactcatcaggatgcctggagatgacccaggatgcaatgagagaccctggcccttttaggctcaggccttttcatgtactcacttatgAGAtgacgcccattcagtgaataggcctcttgaagatgtgagtcaagggatggtccctttaattagaagaaaagaaaaagaaaaagaaaaaaatcaagttgcgaggggaagaccctcagggttgctgttccaaagagaaacagttaccactgaaaTTCActgtaagccaggagggcccaaaatacaggaaggaaggaaggaaggaaggaaggaaggaaggaaggaaggaaggaaggaaggaaggaaggaaggaaggaaggaaggaaggaaggaaggaaagaggaaagggagaaagaaagaaatctagccagtaaacccaaagttaagtgggcagcttctggccatcaaaatttaccttcctttggagaggagaaggaggaggaggaggaggagagggaaaggaagaggatgagctgagttacccaattAGCTGGGTCCTCTTTCAGGCAGCTCGGGCTACTCACAGGTTTATGTCCAAAAAGTTTAGTAtattagaaagaacactagatttggaaatAGTAGGGCCCAGGTCAAAAGCCCTCTGCTCTGTTactttactaactttgtgaccttggacaagtcaagtAACTCCTCTAGGGGTCAGAttactcatcagtaaaatgaaaagattagaccagatgacctctaaagcctCTTTCAGCATAAATATATGATCCTTCCCTACTCCCTTTTCTCCCAGACTTTAATTTATCCATCCATTCAGATGTTTTGTCCTTGGCCAAGAAGAGCTACCAAAAGGCAAATCTTGTGTTCACCTAAAcgtttatcattttttatttcattcagcaTTAGTTTatgataatttatataataaccaCAATATTGcagagacaaacaactttgacttgggaattctgatcaacacaataaccaaCCACAAACCTGAGGATTCACAATGAAACTTGCTACCTACCTCCAAATAAAAAGGTGATGTGcagataaatacatttttttttggctatggCCAATACAGGAATTTATTTTGATGAGTATACATGTTTGtgacaggttttgtttttctttcattctcaatagTGCAGTGGGTGTGGGGGAAATgcaaatgtgaaaataaaattgaattaaaaaaataaaaagtttatgGTAGCACACTTCACTTGCTGGCCCGCAGAATCCTTTATGCTGCTAAAGGTCAGGAAGTCTCACCCCTACACACCCACTTAAAGTGGAAGAATATGCTCAGCCTCCAGCCATTCCATCCCTCCAGCAATTCAGAAGAAagctttgaatttaaaaaaaaaaaaaaagaagaagcttTAGTCCAGGAAATGCTTGACTTCCTGCTCTGCTGATTTCTGCCAGGCACTCAGGCTGGGTTCGTTGTTCCTGTCCCAGCCTCAAGGATAGTACACCTTTGGCCACTATGCAAAACTGAAGCAggtttgtaggatcatagatttagagctagaagggagcttagaggccaTGGAGTAGCTATCACACTCTCATTTCCAGATACAGAAAGTACTGTGTGAGGTAGTGTTTGAACccatctttctaactccaaatcctgtCCTCAATCCACTATTTGCTGCCGCTTCTCTAattcaacccttcattttacagataaagaaactaaggtcctaagtgacttgcctaccaCCATGCAATTAGTGAAAGGTAGCTTGGTATAAGGAATGGAGCACTGGACCCAGAGACCTTAggcacttacgagctgtgtgaccagTTAAAGCACAAACTCTTGGTgcctgcctttctgcatttgtaaCATTAGGGGCTGGGGCTGGATGGCCTAAccgctctaaatctataatcctatacaCCCCTTTTACAACCTTTAGCGTATTAGAAAGAACTTAGTGTATACAAAGGGGTGAGATTCTATCCCAGGCCCTGACTTCAAATCATGTATCCTTTCTACTCTTCCACACTCCCCCCGACAGTTTTTTACTATTAAAGGTTTATGTTCCCATGACATGTGATTGACCTAGGTAACTCTCTGActttaaattgcagaaaaggtgccgATCTGCATGGGGAGAAGGCCTTTCCTTATTCAGGGAGTTCTTTATAGCaatgtgttaaacctgaaaatttggttgaaggaaacaacggagctaggtgatagaaaaatccatgttgtttattatttaccCTTAAAGCATAacgaagctagcttacttgtacgtacaaggagtcaaaGCGTAaactctgactgcctgaacaaagcaatgagaaaacttatatacgttattttagcagagctagcaagcctgtattacctcattttttatgacccccatgtatgtttaaccatgatagaacaagaggattttccttaattgaatggagttgtaaaggatgttgacaaaagtcagttgaaactacagcccagtgtctctgtgtctcattacattccataacatagtatatacctgtagaatattaagcaaggtaatctctcttggggttagggtaatgtccttaatggctaacaggtaaGAAtgtcttgttgacagaggtaagggtattaaactgagcaaacttttagagagaacaaagaagcccaggtcctggatcttcatccagttactcattaattcaggctctgggtctagttgaaattagaaatgatataaaatagtataatattttccacaaatgAAATTACCAatcctgtccctctctctttatgatgtgatacctgagtagccagctattgctaaaaaaccctgccccagcccctaactgcaaagcccagtctgcataagaaaaaaacagacttagttggcgagtgtcctgggcccttaagacatttccaaggaatgtaagctaattaccaggatggaagccttggctctagacattatcttgaattatatgacttttaccatatcttgagccttcctagcttcaagagttatggcaaaagttggagacagagatcctgggttgtaattccaattgacactttgtcaactatctgatatgttgtatttacaatctattcaggaggttcctctaacgtatcatggtcataaaaagtgaaataacacaggcttgctcagtctgcaaagtaacatatgtaaactttaagagataattaagcactgaatcctgtattgtctatataaactaccctcttggtttaaacgtggtcatttgctttgggaattttccccgaatgaccgccggctaataaacttctccattcaaaacttatactctgtggcgtgtctcactcgcttctggtataacaatgAGAACCATGGATAGAACAGAAGACTTAGAATCtggaaaatctaagttcaaatctagcctcagatacttaaaagctctagtgaccctgggcaagttaacatctgtctgcctcagtttccacatctgtaaaatggaaataacagtaCCTTCCTCCTGTagttgtgagcataaaatgagataaaagcactttgtaaactttaatgtaCTATATCATATGCTTgttctagttattattatttaattcagttcaaatccagtaagCTGTCCCTGGTGTGACCTTAGGCGAGTTTCTTAACCTGAGCCCACATTTCCTCATTGTTAAAATGAGGTCTCAAGACTAAATGACCTGaatggtcctttccaactttagtTCTATGCTCTCATGATCCAAAGtcgcttttcctttttctgtgaccCTAAACTTACCCTTCTTAGCCCTGGGTCATGGGGAGGAAGTCACCCTTGCTTCAAGGGCTAGGTCTGCTGGCCATTTTGGGAACAACCACTGCAGAGCCCTCCGTGGGGCAGGCAGTTCAAACCTTCACCAGTATAGAGTCAAGCTAGAGGGtgcagtggaaagggcactgagcCGGAAGTctggaatacctgggttcaaattcttcctcagattccaaccatgtgaccttgggaaacttATTTTACCTAATTTTTCATTGTGTCCaacccattttgggttttcttggcaaagatcctgaacatgaccccatttgggattttctcagcaaaaatgctggagtggtttgccatttccttctccagctcatttgatgcatgagaaaactgaggcaaacatggttaagtgacttgcccatcgtCACACAGATAGAGGACAAATGTGAACTCAAGTGAGTCCTTCTGGTTCTAagcccagcgctctgtccacttcaccacctagcaccccctgcctcagtttactcagctgCAAAATAGTTATAATAAAAGCACCGATGCGAGGACCAagcaagataacatttgtaacgAGCTCAGaacttagtaggtgctttaaaaagtacttatccctttccttccctccatatAGGTCCATAGCTGATAGCCTTGTAGGCTATTTAACAAAGCCTCCAATTTATCAGACGAGGAAcctaaggcccaaagaggttgtGACCCCATCCATGGTCGCAGGGTGATTGGCAAAGGTGATGTCTGAACCCAACTTCTCGGACCCCAGATCCGGCGCTCTCTCCCACTAGTATCACAGCGGGGAAAGGGGCTATTTAAACGTCTCGTCAAAGGTCTCATCACGGCGAAAGAGTGGGAGGGCGCCCCACTCGCGCTGCCCACTCCAGCTTCCCAGAGATCAGAAAGAGCCACAAGCCACGCCTCCTCCTCGGGCCACGCCCCTCCCTCCAGCCAAGCCACCAGCGTTCTAAACGGCCACCGGAGCGcgcgccgcctcctcctcctcccccctcccctcacatTTTCATGGTGCCCTTGGGCCCCAGGTTGGTCCTCAACACGTCCTGTAGCCCCCGGGCCGCGCAGATATTAACTGACAGCGCGGCCTGGGCTCGCGCCACCTCCGCCCTGGGGTTGAGCGCCTTCACGGCCGCCATCCCTGCGCTCTTCTAAAAACAAAGgccaggaaaagagaagaagaaaaaaatagatgagcTTGATCGAAGACAAAGGTGACCAACGCCCACCCTCGACCGCCGCGGCTGAGAGAAACAGCCCGCCCCTTTTCTCATTGGTCAGATTCCCGGCCAATCCGCGAGCCGGCGTGCCGCGGCGGCGTCCGGAAGTGACGCGAACGGATGTTGTTGAAAAGGAGCCGGGAGGCGGAAGCGAAATTTCTCCCGCTGAGTCCGGCCGCCAAAATGGCGTCGCCCGCGTCGGCCGGGAAGCGGACGGTGAAGCAGGACGAGCTGCGGCGGCTCATGAAGTCCGAAAAGCAGCGGCTGAGCGCCAGCCGGAAGCGCGTGGAGTCCCCCTTCGCCAAGTACAACCGCTTGGGGCAGCTGAGCTGCGCGCTGTGCGGCGTCCCCGTGAAGAGCGAGCTGCTGTGGCCCACCCACGTCCTGGGCAAGCAGCACAAGGAGAAGGTGGCGCTGCTCAAGGCGCCCAAAGAGCCCGGGCCTGGCCCCGCgcagcagccgcagccgcagccgccggCCAAGAGAACCGCCCCCGAGCCCGACGGTCCGGCCGACGCGAAGAGAGCGCTAGCCGGCGGCGCCTCCGGGCTGCCTGGGGACTTCTTTGACTCGGGCGCGAAGGAGGCGCCCCGAAAAGCGTCGGGGCTCAGTTTGCTTCCAGACTACGGagacgacgacgacgacgatgaggaggaggtggaggaccGAGCGAGCGCGGCCGGACAGGCCCAAGCACCCGCGCAGCCCCCCTCCTCCCAGGAGCCCCCGCCCAGCGCGCTGCCCCCCGACTTCTTTGAGCAGGACGCCCCAACCGCGCCGGTCGTCTTCCATTCGGGCTCCATCCAGAAGGCCGAGGTGCAAGAGAAGGTGGTGGAGAGGCGCGAGAACACGGCCGAGGCCCTGCCCGAGGGTTTCTTCGACGACCCCGAGATCGACGCCAAGGTGCGCAAAGTGGACGCGCCCAAGGACCAGATGGACAAGGAGTGGGACGAATTCCAGAAGGCCATGAGGCAGGTAAACACGATCTCCGAGGCCATCGTGGCCGAGGAGGACGAGGAGGGGCGGCTGGACCGGCAGATCGGCGAGATCGACGAGCAGATCGAGTGCTACCGGCGGGTGGAGGTCCTGCGGGACCGCCAGGACGTCCTGAAGAGTAAACTGAAGGAAGTGCTGACCTGGAGGGAGCTGCAGAAGAAGGAGGACGAGAACCTGGACAGCGACGATGAGGGAGAGCTGCAAGATCTGCTCTCCCAAGACT is from Trichosurus vulpecula isolate mTriVul1 chromosome 7, mTriVul1.pri, whole genome shotgun sequence and encodes:
- the ZNF830 gene encoding zinc finger protein 830, which gives rise to MASPASAGKRTVKQDELRRLMKSEKQRLSASRKRVESPFAKYNRLGQLSCALCGVPVKSELLWPTHVLGKQHKEKVALLKAPKEPGPGPAQQPQPQPPAKRTAPEPDGPADAKRALAGGASGLPGDFFDSGAKEAPRKASGLSLLPDYGDDDDDDEEEVEDRASAAGQAQAPAQPPSSQEPPPSALPPDFFEQDAPTAPVVFHSGSIQKAEVQEKVVERRENTAEALPEGFFDDPEIDAKVRKVDAPKDQMDKEWDEFQKAMRQVNTISEAIVAEEDEEGRLDRQIGEIDEQIECYRRVEVLRDRQDVLKSKLKEVLTWRELQKKEDENLDSDDEGELQDLLSQDWRVKGALL